The Mycobacteriales bacterium genome includes a window with the following:
- the orn gene encoding oligoribonuclease, with the protein MAWESVAVPPDALVWIDCEMTGLDPAVDALVEIAVVVTDAELNPLDEGIDIVIATDAAQLETMDDVVREMHTSSGLLDALATATTTLEQAEDQVLDYVKRHVPERRKAPLCGNTIATDRSFLARYMPRLDDHLHYRMIDVSTIKELSRRWYPRAYYNAPAKSGGHRALADILESINELRYYRATVLVPPPGPDTDAARAAATELTGAAPEPDTSG; encoded by the coding sequence ATGGCGTGGGAGAGTGTCGCGGTGCCACCTGATGCTCTGGTGTGGATCGACTGCGAGATGACCGGCCTTGATCCCGCCGTCGACGCACTGGTCGAGATCGCCGTCGTGGTCACCGATGCCGAGTTGAACCCGCTCGACGAGGGCATCGACATCGTCATCGCCACCGACGCTGCCCAGCTCGAGACGATGGACGACGTCGTTCGCGAGATGCACACGTCGTCCGGCCTGCTCGACGCTCTCGCGACCGCGACGACGACGCTCGAGCAGGCAGAGGATCAGGTCCTCGACTACGTCAAGCGGCACGTGCCGGAACGCCGCAAGGCTCCGTTGTGCGGCAACACGATCGCGACCGACCGCTCGTTCCTGGCGCGCTACATGCCGCGGCTCGACGACCACCTGCACTACCGGATGATCGATGTCTCGACGATCAAGGAACTGTCCCGTCGCTGGTACCCGCGGGCGTACTACAACGCGCCGGCAAAAAGCGGCGGCCACCGGGCGCTGGCCGACATCCTCGAGAGCATCAACGAGCTGCGCTACTACCGGGCGACGGTCCTGGTACCGCCACCGGGCCCGGACACCGATGCCGCCCGGGCGGCGGCCACGGAACTCACCGGCGCCGCTCCCGAGCCCGACACGAGCGGCTGA
- a CDS encoding antibiotic biosynthesis monooxygenase → MSVQLGILALLESKPGKGDELAAFLEAGRELAVAERGTVTWYAFKISDSSYGIFDTFETDGGRDAHLNGPIPEALGKVGPDLLASDPDIRTVDIVAVK, encoded by the coding sequence AGCGTGCAACTTGGCATTCTCGCGCTGTTGGAGTCCAAGCCCGGCAAGGGCGATGAGCTGGCCGCCTTCCTGGAAGCAGGCCGCGAGCTCGCAGTCGCTGAACGGGGCACAGTCACCTGGTACGCGTTCAAAATCAGTGACAGCAGCTACGGCATCTTCGACACATTCGAGACAGACGGGGGCCGCGACGCACACCTAAACGGCCCAATCCCCGAGGCTCTCGGCAAGGTCGGCCCCGATCTACTGGCCAGCGATCCAGACATCCGCACCGTCGACATCGTTGCCGTGAAATAG